From Sphingopyxis sp. MWB1, a single genomic window includes:
- a CDS encoding carbohydrate ABC transporter permease yields the protein MSARRILVTALAALVALITVAPLLWMVSVSFMAPGEAAQFPPPLLPQSPSLENYRQLFETYGVGRFLANSLLVSTLATLLALLFTIPAGYAFAKLRFHGRDATFRLLVAALVVPGQIGMLPLFLELKAMGLVNSYAGALIPWLAGIFGIFLVRQYCLAIPDEMLEAARIDGASEAQILRHIVLPILTPIIVTLALFVFLGSWNDFMWPLIILADQELYTLPVALAALSREHVQDNELMMAGAVVTTLPVLILFLALQRFYLDGLLTGSVKG from the coding sequence ATGAGCGCGCGGCGCATTCTTGTCACCGCGCTCGCCGCGCTGGTGGCGCTGATCACCGTTGCGCCGCTGCTGTGGATGGTCTCGGTCAGCTTCATGGCGCCGGGGGAGGCCGCGCAATTCCCGCCGCCGCTGCTGCCGCAAAGCCCCAGCCTTGAAAATTACCGCCAGCTTTTCGAAACCTATGGCGTCGGGCGCTTCCTTGCCAACAGCCTGCTCGTCTCGACGCTCGCGACCCTGCTCGCCCTGCTCTTCACCATTCCGGCGGGCTATGCCTTTGCCAAGCTGCGGTTCCATGGCCGCGATGCGACCTTCCGCCTGCTCGTCGCCGCGCTGGTGGTGCCGGGGCAGATCGGGATGCTGCCCCTGTTCCTCGAACTCAAGGCAATGGGGCTCGTCAACAGCTATGCGGGCGCGCTCATCCCCTGGCTCGCGGGGATTTTCGGCATTTTCCTCGTGCGCCAATATTGCCTCGCCATCCCCGATGAAATGCTGGAGGCGGCACGGATCGACGGCGCAAGCGAGGCGCAGATTTTGCGCCACATCGTCCTGCCGATCCTGACCCCGATCATCGTCACCCTGGCGCTGTTCGTCTTTCTGGGAAGCTGGAATGATTTCATGTGGCCGCTGATCATATTGGCGGATCAGGAGCTTTATACACTGCCCGTCGCGCTCGCGGCGCTCAGCCGCGAACATGTGCAGGATAATGAATTGATGATGGCGGGCGCGGTGGTCACCACCCTGCCCGTCCTCATTCTCTTCCTGGCGCTTCAGCGCTTCTACCTCGACGGCCTTCTGACCGGGAGTGTGAAGGGATGA
- a CDS encoding PHB depolymerase family esterase, whose translation MRPIQGALAALALSLAPALPALAMAAPTTAPATTDGQSPQPAIEAGNYPYQLFLPRGYSADSKADWPLLIFLHGSGERGNDLARVKVHGPPKIADRNPHFPFVTVSPLLGADQDWDVAKLDRLLDHIVATHRIDRTRIYLTGLSRGGHASWRWAIAQPHRFAAVAPVAGRGDPAGACALKDTPVWAFHGDRDDVVTPEGSFAMARAIRACGGQRSRLTIYPDLGHNAWDPAYDDPALYYWLLSHRLPTPAAVPATKTRKDRK comes from the coding sequence ATGCGACCCATTCAAGGCGCCCTTGCCGCGCTCGCCCTTTCCCTTGCCCCCGCGCTTCCGGCTTTGGCCATGGCGGCGCCCACGACCGCCCCGGCAACAACCGACGGCCAGTCGCCGCAACCGGCGATAGAGGCAGGCAATTATCCCTATCAGCTGTTCTTGCCGCGCGGATATTCGGCGGACAGCAAGGCCGATTGGCCGCTCCTCATCTTCCTCCATGGTTCGGGGGAGCGGGGCAACGATCTCGCGCGGGTCAAGGTCCATGGCCCGCCCAAGATCGCCGACCGCAATCCCCATTTCCCCTTTGTCACCGTCTCGCCGCTGCTCGGCGCCGATCAGGATTGGGACGTGGCAAAGCTCGACCGGCTGCTCGATCATATTGTCGCCACCCACCGCATCGACCGCACCCGCATTTATCTGACCGGCCTCAGCCGCGGCGGTCATGCGAGCTGGCGCTGGGCCATCGCCCAGCCGCACCGTTTCGCTGCGGTCGCCCCGGTGGCGGGGCGCGGCGATCCCGCGGGTGCCTGCGCGCTCAAGGACACCCCCGTCTGGGCCTTTCACGGCGACCGCGACGATGTGGTAACGCCAGAGGGCAGCTTTGCCATGGCGCGCGCGATCCGCGCCTGCGGCGGGCAACGCTCGCGCCTCACCATCTATCCTGACCTGGGCCACAATGCGTGGGATCCCGCCTATGACGATCCCGCGCTCTATTACTGGCTGCTTTCGCACCGCCTGCCGACGCCCGCCGCCGTCCCGGCCACCAAGACGCGCAAGGACCGCAAATGA
- a CDS encoding GH1 family beta-glucosidase, with the protein MTRSPFPDNFLWGAATAAYQIEGSPLADGAGPSIWQRFCHDPRLMAAPGDTGDIACDHYNRMESDVALMKQLGLQAYRFSTGWGRILPEGVGRVNQKGLDFYDRLVDTLLAHDIEPLLTLHHWDLPAALDDRGGWLNRDSADWFAEYADILYRALDGRVKKWVTLNEPWVITDGGYLHGALAPGHRNMFEAPIATHNLMRAHGRAVQAYRATGAHEIGLVVNIEPKYPASDSIEDIAATARAHAYMNRQYLEPALLGRYPDKELKEIFGPAWPQWPAEDMAEICQKLDFIGINYYTRAVVRADPAQWPQRASPVPQNATHTTTGWEVYPPAMTDMLVWFRDSFGNIPLYITENGAAFYDPPQAGPDGIDDPLRCDYLRSHISAVGEAIRQGVDVRGYMAWSLLDNLEWSLGYSKRFGIVHVDYESQQRTPKRSAHLYSEIIRTNGANLA; encoded by the coding sequence ATGACCCGCTCGCCCTTTCCCGACAATTTCCTGTGGGGCGCGGCGACCGCGGCCTATCAGATCGAAGGGTCACCGCTCGCCGATGGCGCAGGGCCGAGCATCTGGCAGCGTTTCTGCCACGACCCCCGGCTGATGGCGGCGCCCGGCGACACAGGCGATATCGCCTGCGACCATTATAACCGGATGGAAAGCGACGTCGCGCTGATGAAGCAATTGGGGCTGCAGGCCTATCGCTTCAGCACCGGTTGGGGCCGCATCCTTCCCGAAGGTGTCGGGCGGGTGAATCAGAAGGGGCTCGATTTCTATGACCGGCTCGTCGACACTTTGCTCGCGCATGACATTGAACCCTTGCTCACCCTTCATCATTGGGACCTGCCCGCCGCGCTTGACGATCGCGGCGGCTGGCTCAACCGCGACAGCGCCGACTGGTTCGCCGAATATGCCGATATTCTCTATCGCGCGCTCGACGGGCGGGTGAAAAAATGGGTGACGCTCAACGAACCCTGGGTGATCACCGATGGCGGCTATCTCCATGGCGCGCTCGCCCCCGGCCATCGCAACATGTTCGAAGCGCCCATCGCCACCCATAATCTGATGCGCGCCCATGGTCGCGCGGTGCAGGCCTATCGCGCGACCGGCGCGCATGAAATCGGACTGGTTGTCAACATCGAACCCAAATATCCGGCGAGCGACAGCATCGAAGATATCGCCGCAACCGCGCGCGCCCACGCCTATATGAACCGCCAATATCTCGAACCCGCCCTCCTCGGCCGCTATCCCGACAAGGAGCTGAAGGAGATTTTCGGGCCGGCATGGCCGCAGTGGCCTGCCGAAGATATGGCGGAAATCTGTCAGAAACTCGACTTTATCGGTATCAACTATTATACCCGCGCCGTCGTCCGCGCCGACCCCGCCCAATGGCCCCAGCGCGCCTCCCCCGTCCCCCAAAATGCCACCCACACCACCACCGGCTGGGAAGTCTATCCTCCTGCCATGACCGACATGCTTGTTTGGTTCCGTGACAGCTTTGGCAACATCCCCCTCTATATCACGGAAAATGGCGCGGCATTCTATGACCCGCCGCAGGCCGGCCCTGACGGCATCGACGATCCGCTGCGCTGCGATTATCTGCGCAGCCACATCAGCGCCGTCGGCGAAGCGATCCGCCAGGGGGTCGATGTGCGCGGCTATATGGCCTGGTCGCTGCTCGACAATCTGGAATGGTCGCTCGGCTATTCCAAGCGTTTCGGCATCGTCCACGTCGATTATGAAAGCCAGCAGCGCACCCCCAAGCGCAGCGCGCATCTTTACAGCGAGATCATCCGCACCAACGGCGCCAATCTCGCATGA
- a CDS encoding endonuclease/exonuclease/phosphatase family protein: MRRWFGLLLAPLLALPAVAKEAPARLSAMSYNIRLDLASDGVNAWPHRRAAVTALIGYYAPDIIGMQEVLLHQKQAVEADLPAYIFIGVARDDGRDVGEFSPLGFRADRFALQDSGTYWLSPTPATPGKGWDAAYPRIATWARLTDRNSGQRLLVLNTHFDHVGAIAKLESARQIRRWLAAERRQGESLIVLGDFNSPTNSPPYAAMVAGGALRDARAISRTPPFGPRGSFTGFRIDADEVDPIDHIFVSDTVVVDRHATLTHQQAGKLPSDHYPILADLCVGEGC, from the coding sequence ATGAGACGCTGGTTCGGCCTTTTGCTCGCGCCCCTGCTCGCGCTTCCAGCGGTCGCGAAAGAGGCACCCGCGCGCCTCAGCGCGATGAGCTATAATATCCGCCTCGACCTTGCCTCCGACGGCGTCAATGCCTGGCCGCACCGCCGCGCGGCGGTGACAGCGCTGATTGGCTATTATGCCCCCGACATCATCGGGATGCAGGAGGTGCTGCTGCACCAGAAGCAGGCGGTCGAGGCCGATTTGCCGGCCTATATATTCATCGGCGTGGCGCGCGACGATGGCCGGGACGTGGGTGAATTTTCACCGCTCGGCTTTCGCGCCGACCGCTTTGCCTTGCAGGACAGCGGCACCTATTGGCTCTCCCCCACCCCCGCTACGCCGGGCAAGGGCTGGGACGCCGCCTATCCGCGTATCGCGACCTGGGCGCGGCTTACGGACCGCAATAGCGGGCAGAGGCTGCTGGTTCTCAACACCCATTTCGACCATGTCGGCGCGATCGCAAAACTCGAAAGCGCACGCCAGATCCGCCGCTGGCTCGCCGCCGAAAGGCGCCAGGGCGAAAGCCTGATCGTCCTGGGCGATTTCAACAGCCCCACGAACAGCCCGCCCTATGCCGCAATGGTCGCGGGCGGCGCGCTGCGCGATGCACGCGCCATCAGCCGCACGCCGCCTTTTGGCCCGCGCGGCAGCTTCACCGGCTTTCGCATCGACGCCGATGAGGTTGATCCGATCGACCATATTTTCGTGAGCGACACTGTCGTGGTCGACCGCCATGCAACCTTGACCCACCAGCAAGCGGGCAAGCTGCCGTCGGATCATTATCCGATATTGGCTGATCTTTGCGTCGGCGAGGGTTGCTGA